A single genomic interval of Spinacia oleracea cultivar Varoflay chromosome 6, BTI_SOV_V1, whole genome shotgun sequence harbors:
- the LOC130462908 gene encoding uncharacterized protein, whose product MAWNCMGLNSSNEPTIPFLLWTIRKFSVNVVFLMESKANSEVVEYHNKKLGGSRSIPGKEMFMYWRKRWQLVDVPFHGVNYTWCNNRRGEGCIYERLDRGYATDEWCQIFPEASILNLPILVSDHSPIILDIINARKKKSREFQMANNIIWDHIMDICDNIQKQINDQDQLNINEGIKQEKMVKEECFEKALVKLAYWKQRAKGKWVALGIVILPFVFRCAKQRKIINEIRMIQDDDGNWVSESEEIKNVICKHFKSLFKRMIFWRALGF is encoded by the exons ATGGCATGGAATTGTATGGGGTTGAACTCATCGAATGAACCTACAATTCCATTTTTGCTCTGGACCATCCGAAAATTTTCAGTTAATGTGGTTTTTCTGATGGAATCGAAGGCTAATAGTGAAGTT GTGGAATATCATAATAAAAAACTGGGTGGGTCAAGGAGTATACCTGGAAAGGAAATGTTTATGTATTGGAGAAAAAGATGGCAACTAGTTGATGTTCCATTCCATGGAGTAAATTATACCTGGTGTAATAACAGAAGAGGGGAGGGGTGTATATATGAAAGGCTAGATAGAGGTTATGCTACGGATGAATGGTGTCAAATTTTCCCAGAAGCTAGTATTCTAAATTTGCCAATTTTAGTCTCAGATCACTCCCCTATTATCCTTGATATCATTAATGCAAGAAAGAAAAAGAGTAGA GAGTTTCAAATGGCTAATAACATAATATGGGATCATATAATGGACATTTGTGATAATATTCAAAAACAAATCAATGATCAAGACCAGCTTAACATCAATGAAGGCATAAAGCAAGAAAAAATGGTGAAAGAAGAATGTTTTGAGAAAGCTCTAGTTAAGCTGGCATATTGGAAACAAAGAGCTAAAGGAAAATGGGTTGCTCTAGGGATAGTAATACTGCCTTTTGTCTTTCGATGTGCAAAACAAAGAAAGATAATAAATGAAATCAGAATGATTCAAGATGATGATGGTAACTGGGTTTCGGAGTCAGAAGAGATCAAAAATGTTATTTGcaagcatttcaaatctttgTTTAAGCGGATGATATTTTGGAGAGCATTAGGGTTCTAG